From the Chitinolyticbacter meiyuanensis genome, one window contains:
- the aceF gene encoding dihydrolipoyllysine-residue acetyltransferase — protein sequence MSNVIELKVPDIGGHDNVDIIEVMVAAGDRVEVEQSLITLETDKATMEVPATAAGVVKEVKVKVGDKISEGGVVVLLEVADAASAPAAAPIAAPVPAAAPAPAATAAAPVGGTTVEVRVPDIGGHDNVDVIEVLVKPGDTVAQEQSLITLETDKATMEVPSTAAGVVESVVIKVGDKVSEGALIVTVKRSDAAAQSAPAAAPAVAAAAPQAAAPAPAKAAPAPVAQASVPAQVDEAGFARAHASPSVRKFARELGVDLGRVQGSGPKGRVLHEDVQGFVKSVMTSAVASSLAAPAGGASLGGGLDLLPWPKVDFAKFGPIESKPLSKIKKISGANLHRNWVVIPHVTFNDECDITALEDFRKEIGKEWEKSGLKLSPLAFIIKAAAEALKAFPEFNSSLDGDNLVLKQYYHIGFAADTPNGLVVPVIKDADQKGLKQIAKELTDLSGLAREGKLKPTDMQGATFTISSLGGIGGTSFTPIINAPEVAILGVCKSQIKPVWNGREFTPRLMCPLSLSFDHRVIDGAAAAKFTVHLGKLLTDIRRLVL from the coding sequence ATGAGCAACGTCATTGAACTGAAAGTGCCTGATATCGGCGGCCACGATAACGTCGACATCATCGAGGTGATGGTGGCGGCCGGTGACCGCGTCGAGGTCGAGCAGAGCCTGATCACCCTGGAAACCGACAAGGCCACCATGGAGGTGCCGGCCACTGCCGCCGGTGTCGTCAAGGAAGTGAAGGTCAAGGTCGGCGACAAGATTTCCGAAGGCGGCGTGGTCGTGCTGCTGGAAGTGGCCGATGCGGCAAGTGCCCCTGCTGCAGCGCCAATTGCTGCGCCCGTCCCGGCCGCCGCACCTGCTCCGGCTGCTACCGCAGCGGCACCCGTCGGTGGCACCACCGTCGAAGTCCGTGTGCCCGATATCGGCGGTCACGACAACGTCGACGTGATCGAAGTGCTGGTCAAGCCGGGCGACACCGTGGCGCAGGAACAATCACTGATCACGCTGGAAACCGACAAGGCCACCATGGAAGTGCCCTCGACCGCCGCCGGCGTCGTCGAAAGCGTGGTGATCAAGGTCGGCGACAAGGTGTCCGAAGGTGCATTGATCGTCACCGTGAAACGCAGCGATGCCGCTGCGCAGTCCGCCCCGGCAGCCGCGCCGGCCGTCGCTGCTGCGGCACCGCAAGCAGCTGCACCGGCTCCGGCCAAGGCAGCGCCGGCACCGGTCGCCCAAGCCAGCGTGCCCGCGCAAGTCGATGAAGCCGGCTTTGCCCGTGCCCATGCTTCGCCGTCCGTGCGCAAGTTCGCCCGCGAACTCGGCGTCGATCTTGGCCGCGTCCAGGGCTCCGGCCCCAAGGGCCGCGTGCTGCACGAAGATGTGCAAGGCTTCGTTAAATCGGTGATGACCAGCGCGGTCGCCTCGTCGCTGGCCGCACCGGCCGGTGGCGCCTCGCTCGGCGGCGGGCTCGACCTCTTGCCGTGGCCCAAGGTCGATTTCGCCAAGTTCGGCCCGATCGAATCCAAGCCGCTGTCCAAGATCAAGAAGATTTCCGGCGCCAACCTGCACCGGAACTGGGTGGTGATCCCGCACGTCACGTTCAATGACGAATGCGACATCACCGCGCTGGAGGATTTCCGCAAGGAGATCGGCAAGGAGTGGGAGAAGAGCGGCCTCAAGCTCTCGCCGCTGGCCTTCATCATCAAGGCCGCCGCCGAAGCGCTGAAGGCCTTCCCCGAGTTCAACTCCTCGCTCGATGGTGACAACCTGGTGCTCAAGCAGTATTACCACATCGGTTTCGCCGCGGACACGCCGAACGGCTTGGTGGTTCCGGTGATCAAGGATGCGGACCAGAAGGGCCTGAAGCAGATCGCCAAGGAGCTGACCGACCTCTCCGGCCTCGCCCGCGAAGGCAAGCTCAAGCCCACTGACATGCAGGGCGCCACGTTTACCATCTCGTCGCTGGGTGGTATCGGCGGCACCAGCTTCACGCCCATCATCAATGCGCCGGAAGTGGCCATCCTCGGCGTGTGCAAGTCGCAGATCAAGCCGGTGTGGAACGGCAGGGAATTCACGCCGCGCCTGATGTGCCCGCTGTCGCTGTCGTTCGATCACCGGGTGATCGACGGTGCGGCCGCCGCCAAATTCACCGTGCACTTGGGCAAGCTGCTGACGGACATCCGCCGTCTCGTGTTGTGA
- the aceE gene encoding pyruvate dehydrogenase (acetyl-transferring), homodimeric type, whose protein sequence is MAEQTHDHDPQETREWLDALDGVLENEGAERAHFLVEKLIDHARQDGVNIPYTATTAYINTIPQHLEAKSPGNHAYEERIRSYTRWNAAAMVVKANRDPAEPGGHITSFASAATLYDVGWNHFWHAPSEAHGGDLVYFQGHSAPGMYARAYLEGRINEDQLNKFRREVDGGGLSSYPHPWLMPDFWQFPTVSMGLGPIMAIYQARFMKYLDDRGFKQKGDRKVWAFMGDGEMDEPESLGAISLAGRERLDNLVFVINCNLQRLDGPVRGNGKIIQELEGDFHGSGWNVIKVVWGSGWDALLAKDKKGLLQQRMMDVVDGEYQTYKSKDGAFVREHFFNTPELKALVSSMSDDDIWRLTRGGNDPHKVYAAYKAAVEHKGAPTLLLVKTVKGYGMGSAGESQNVAHQTKKLSDDDMLHLRDRFKIPLSDEQAKACTFYLPPADAPEMQYMHERRTALGGYLPARKPVDESLQVPGLEAFKAQLESTGEREMSTTMAFVRIMGTLIKDKNIGKRVVPIVPDESRTFGMEGMFRQLGIWSHVGQLYAPQDADQLMFYKESKDGQILQEGINEAGAMADWIAAATSYANHGVTMIPIYIYYSMFGFQRIGDLAWAAGDLRARGFLVGGTAGRTTLNGEGLQHQDGHGHLFADFIPNCVSYDPTFAYELAVIVQNGMKRMYQDQENIYYYLTVMNENYAHPAMPEGAEEGIIKGMYLFREGAKDAKLKVQLLGCGTIFREVIAAADLLKADFGVDADIWSTTSLNELKRDGMAASRYNLLHPTETERVPYVTQCLQGRVGPVIAATDYKRIFTDQIREYVPQKMITLGTDGFGRSDSRAALRRFFEVDRYHVAVAALKGLADEGKLERKVVADAIAKYGIDAGRPAPWTV, encoded by the coding sequence ATGGCAGAGCAAACGCACGACCACGATCCGCAGGAAACCCGCGAGTGGCTGGATGCGCTGGATGGCGTACTGGAAAACGAAGGCGCGGAACGCGCGCACTTCCTGGTTGAGAAGCTGATCGATCACGCCCGGCAGGACGGCGTGAACATCCCGTACACAGCCACCACCGCGTACATCAACACCATTCCGCAGCATCTGGAAGCCAAGAGCCCCGGCAACCACGCCTACGAGGAGCGCATCCGCTCCTACACGCGCTGGAACGCCGCGGCCATGGTCGTGAAGGCCAACCGCGATCCCGCGGAGCCCGGTGGTCACATCACCTCGTTTGCCTCTGCCGCTACCCTTTACGACGTGGGCTGGAACCATTTCTGGCATGCCCCGAGCGAAGCACACGGTGGCGATCTGGTCTATTTCCAGGGCCATAGCGCCCCCGGCATGTATGCCCGTGCCTACCTCGAAGGCCGCATCAACGAAGACCAGTTGAACAAGTTCCGCCGCGAAGTCGATGGTGGCGGCCTTTCCAGCTACCCGCACCCGTGGCTGATGCCGGATTTCTGGCAGTTCCCCACGGTGTCGATGGGCCTGGGGCCCATCATGGCCATCTACCAGGCCCGCTTCATGAAGTACCTCGACGATCGCGGCTTCAAGCAGAAGGGTGATCGCAAGGTCTGGGCCTTCATGGGCGACGGCGAGATGGACGAGCCCGAATCGCTCGGCGCGATCTCGCTGGCCGGCCGCGAACGCCTCGACAACCTGGTGTTCGTCATCAACTGCAATCTGCAGCGTCTGGACGGCCCGGTGCGTGGCAATGGCAAGATCATCCAGGAGCTGGAAGGCGACTTCCACGGCTCGGGCTGGAACGTGATCAAGGTGGTATGGGGCTCGGGCTGGGATGCCCTGCTGGCCAAGGACAAGAAAGGCCTGCTGCAGCAGCGCATGATGGACGTGGTCGATGGCGAGTACCAGACCTACAAGTCCAAGGATGGCGCCTTCGTGCGCGAGCACTTCTTCAATACGCCGGAGCTGAAGGCGCTGGTGTCCAGCATGTCCGACGACGACATCTGGCGCCTGACCCGCGGCGGCAACGATCCGCACAAGGTGTACGCCGCCTACAAGGCCGCAGTCGAGCACAAGGGTGCGCCGACGCTGCTGCTGGTGAAGACCGTCAAGGGCTACGGCATGGGCTCGGCCGGCGAATCGCAGAACGTCGCCCACCAGACCAAGAAGCTGTCTGACGACGACATGCTGCACCTGCGCGACCGCTTCAAGATCCCCCTCTCCGATGAACAAGCCAAGGCCTGCACCTTCTACCTGCCGCCCGCTGATGCGCCGGAAATGCAGTACATGCACGAGCGCCGCACCGCGCTAGGTGGCTACCTGCCGGCCCGCAAGCCGGTTGACGAGTCGCTGCAAGTGCCGGGGCTCGAAGCCTTCAAGGCGCAGCTGGAAAGCACCGGCGAGCGCGAGATGTCCACCACCATGGCCTTCGTGCGCATCATGGGCACGCTGATCAAGGACAAGAACATCGGCAAGCGCGTCGTACCCATCGTACCGGACGAATCGCGCACCTTCGGCATGGAAGGCATGTTCCGCCAGCTCGGCATCTGGTCGCATGTCGGCCAGCTCTACGCGCCGCAGGATGCCGACCAGCTGATGTTCTACAAGGAATCGAAGGACGGCCAGATCCTGCAGGAAGGCATCAACGAAGCCGGTGCCATGGCCGACTGGATCGCCGCCGCCACCAGTTACGCCAACCATGGCGTGACCATGATCCCGATCTACATCTACTACTCGATGTTCGGTTTCCAGCGGATCGGCGATCTGGCCTGGGCCGCTGGTGACCTGCGCGCGCGCGGCTTCCTGGTCGGCGGCACCGCCGGCCGTACCACGCTGAACGGCGAAGGCCTGCAACACCAGGATGGCCACGGCCACCTGTTCGCCGACTTCATCCCGAACTGCGTCTCGTACGACCCGACCTTCGCCTACGAGCTCGCCGTGATCGTGCAGAATGGCATGAAGCGCATGTATCAGGATCAGGAGAACATCTACTACTACCTGACGGTGATGAACGAGAACTACGCGCACCCGGCCATGCCGGAAGGCGCCGAGGAAGGCATCATCAAGGGCATGTATCTGTTCCGCGAGGGCGCGAAGGACGCCAAGCTCAAGGTGCAGTTGCTCGGTTGCGGCACCATCTTCCGCGAAGTGATCGCAGCCGCCGATCTGTTGAAGGCCGATTTCGGCGTCGACGCCGATATCTGGTCGACCACCAGCCTGAACGAACTGAAGCGCGACGGGATGGCCGCCAGCCGCTACAACCTGCTGCACCCGACCGAAACCGAGCGCGTTCCGTACGTGACGCAATGCCTGCAAGGCCGCGTGGGCCCGGTGATCGCCGCGACCGACTACAAGCGCATCTTTACCGACCAGATCCGCGAATACGTGCCGCAGAAGATGATCACGCTGGGCACCGACGGCTTCGGCCGCTCGGACAGCCGTGCCGCGCTGCGCCGCTTCTTCGAGGTGGATCGCTACCACGTTGCGGTGGCGGCACTGAAGGGCCTGGCGGACGAGGGCAAGCTCGAGCGCAAGGTGGTGGCCGACGCCATCGCCAAGTACGGCATCGACGCCGGGCGCCCGGCACCCTGGACTGTTTGA